In Kiritimatiellia bacterium, a single window of DNA contains:
- a CDS encoding MBOAT family protein, translating into MLFTSGAFFIFLPIVLALYFSLERRAQNGMLLVASYFFYGWWDWRFCSLLAISTFLDFFCSLGMERHPARRRVFLLASLAGNLGILGFFKYANFFVDSAAALLAALGFQAHLPTLKIILPVGISFYTFQTMAYTIDVYRGQIRATRSLLDFALYVCYFPQLVAGPIERAQNLLGQFAAPRRVTRRMLASGALLVLLGFFRKIAIADAAAPYVEWCFAEPAQRTWIELLAGVWLFAIQIYGDFCGYSDIARGISRIMGIELMENFNQPYLSASITEFWRRWHISLSTWLRDYLYIPLGGNRGGTRKTYRNLMLTMLLGGLWHGANWTFVVWGGLHGLYLAAHKFWLGLRGRARPAAPAPLGKRLAGMVFTFHLVLLTWVFFRARDFGTAWSYLAGILGGRGGWAAFHLGPVFRVAFFSTLMLFVDLPQYRARAHERLLQWPWIARGLAYAALAAAILFLRPLNETPFIYFQF; encoded by the coding sequence ATGCTCTTCACCAGCGGGGCTTTTTTCATCTTCCTGCCGATCGTACTGGCGCTCTACTTCAGCCTGGAGCGCCGGGCGCAGAACGGCATGCTGCTGGTCGCCAGCTACTTCTTCTACGGGTGGTGGGACTGGCGCTTCTGCAGCCTGCTGGCGATCTCGACGTTCCTCGATTTCTTCTGCTCCCTGGGGATGGAGCGCCACCCGGCCCGGCGCCGCGTCTTCCTTCTCGCCAGCCTCGCGGGGAACCTAGGCATCCTGGGTTTCTTCAAGTACGCCAACTTCTTTGTGGACTCCGCCGCCGCGCTCCTGGCGGCGCTGGGCTTCCAGGCGCACCTGCCGACCCTGAAGATCATCCTGCCGGTGGGCATCTCGTTCTACACGTTCCAGACGATGGCCTACACGATCGACGTGTACCGGGGCCAGATCCGGGCCACGCGCAGCCTGCTGGATTTCGCCCTGTACGTCTGCTACTTCCCGCAGCTCGTGGCGGGGCCGATCGAGCGCGCCCAGAACCTGCTGGGGCAGTTCGCGGCCCCGCGCCGCGTGACCCGCCGGATGCTCGCCTCGGGCGCCCTGCTGGTCCTGCTGGGATTTTTCCGGAAGATCGCGATCGCGGACGCGGCGGCGCCCTACGTCGAGTGGTGCTTCGCCGAGCCCGCGCAGCGCACGTGGATCGAGCTGCTCGCCGGCGTGTGGCTGTTCGCGATCCAGATCTACGGGGATTTCTGCGGGTACAGCGACATCGCCCGCGGCATCTCGCGGATCATGGGCATCGAGCTGATGGAGAACTTCAACCAGCCCTACCTGTCCGCCAGCATCACGGAGTTCTGGCGCCGCTGGCACATCTCGCTCTCCACGTGGCTGCGGGACTACCTGTACATCCCGCTGGGCGGGAACCGGGGCGGCACGCGGAAGACCTACCGCAACCTGATGCTCACCATGCTGCTGGGCGGGCTCTGGCACGGGGCCAACTGGACCTTCGTGGTCTGGGGCGGCCTGCACGGCCTCTACCTGGCGGCGCACAAGTTCTGGCTGGGCCTCCGGGGCCGGGCCCGCCCCGCCGCGCCGGCGCCGCTCGGGAAGCGGCTCGCGGGCATGGTCTTCACCTTCCACCTGGTGCTGCTGACGTGGGTTTTCTTCCGCGCCCGGGATTTCGGGACGGCCTGGTCGTATCTCGCCGGCATCCTCGGCGGGCGCGGCGGGTGGGCCGCCTTCCACCTCGGGCCCGTGTTCCGCGTGGCCTTCTTCTCGACGCTGATGCTTTTCGTGGACCTGCCCCAGTACCGGGCCCGGGCGCACGAGCGCCTGCTGCAATGGCCGTGGATCGCGCGCGGCCTGGCCTACGCGGCCCTGGCCGCGGCCATCCTGTTCTTGAGACCGCTCAATGAAACGCCTTTTATCTATTTTCAGTTTTAG
- a CDS encoding glycosyltransferase family 4 protein encodes MRLGAIYTLYGRRAGAELFVEKTLEAILRLAPGWELTVLCNTEAEAVLREVLPAARVEPVPWLNNQFKKAFWLEFLSARAIHRGRFDAFWIPSGGAHFPGRWNVPAVVTFLDMGAFLVRNQYDFKRTVYRKYLATPLSLRRGAAFTGISRTTVDDLVRLFPRVKNPEVIHPGPSPLPPAPPMDRPAEVVEQEIGLKVDRIFFSPARTDYRGKGRDILLRAYAGYRRQVPDPWPLLMPGPQGEFHDQVMRDIATLGLEGHAVWPGRVSDACIQALYGVSGAMIMPSRIEGFGFPLLEAMARGVPVICSDAGSLPEVAGGAALIFPSGDAARLEEAMVRLHRDPALREDLVLKGRRRCREYSWEETARKYIALFLRVAGRGPQG; translated from the coding sequence ATGCGCTTGGGCGCCATCTATACCCTCTACGGGCGGCGGGCCGGGGCCGAACTGTTTGTCGAGAAGACTCTCGAGGCGATCCTGCGGCTGGCCCCCGGCTGGGAACTGACCGTCCTGTGCAACACCGAGGCGGAGGCGGTCCTGCGGGAGGTCCTGCCGGCCGCCCGGGTGGAACCGGTCCCCTGGCTGAACAACCAGTTCAAGAAGGCCTTCTGGCTGGAGTTCCTATCCGCGCGCGCCATCCACCGGGGGCGTTTCGACGCGTTCTGGATCCCCAGCGGCGGGGCCCATTTCCCGGGCCGGTGGAACGTGCCGGCCGTGGTGACGTTCCTCGACATGGGCGCCTTCCTGGTCAGGAACCAGTACGATTTCAAGCGCACGGTCTACCGCAAGTACCTCGCGACGCCCCTCTCCCTGCGCCGGGGCGCGGCCTTCACCGGCATCTCCCGGACCACGGTGGACGATCTCGTGCGGCTGTTCCCCCGCGTGAAAAACCCCGAGGTCATCCACCCCGGCCCTTCCCCGCTGCCGCCGGCCCCGCCCATGGACCGTCCCGCGGAAGTGGTCGAGCAGGAAATCGGCCTGAAGGTCGACCGGATCTTTTTCTCCCCCGCCCGCACGGACTACCGGGGCAAGGGCCGGGACATCCTCCTGCGGGCCTACGCCGGGTATCGCCGGCAGGTGCCCGACCCCTGGCCGCTTCTCATGCCGGGCCCCCAGGGCGAGTTCCATGACCAGGTCATGCGGGACATCGCGACGCTGGGCCTGGAAGGCCACGCGGTCTGGCCGGGCCGGGTCAGCGACGCCTGCATCCAGGCCCTGTACGGGGTCAGCGGGGCCATGATCATGCCGTCGCGCATCGAGGGCTTCGGCTTTCCCCTGCTCGAGGCCATGGCCCGCGGCGTGCCGGTGATCTGCTCGGATGCCGGCTCTCTGCCGGAGGTGGCGGGCGGCGCGGCCCTGATCTTTCCCAGCGGGGACGCCGCGCGCCTGGAGGAAGCGATGGTCCGGCTTCACCGGGACCCGGCCCTGCGGGAGGACCTGGTCCTCAAGGGCCGCCGGCGCTGCCGGGAGTATTCCTGGGAGGAGACCGCGCGCAAATACATTGCGCTCTTCCTCCGGGTTGCCGGGCGGGGCCCGCAAGGATAG